The Dehalobacter sp. DCM sequence CAGGTATCTTTTGAGCCAAAGACGTATCGATTCCCTTGGAAAACAGGATCGTGCCATCCGAGCGTTTAAAAATCATAAAATGCAGTTGCAAATTTTCAAAGATCTCTTCGGTGAGATAAGTATGGATGTACTGCGTATTCCGGTCTCGGAGAAATGTAGCGGTATTATCCCTCAAAGCATAATTCGATGCGACCGTATCCAAACTGATGAGATCATCATTGATCACCCCAAAGATCCGGTCCATGGTATTCCGCATATATTCTTTTTCGAGTTCTGCGAAATTGTTTTTGAAGACGATACTTGTCGTCACGACAATAATCAGGCAGGAAATGATAGACGAAACGATGATCAGCAGGAGCGATTTCTTAAAGAGATTCATCTGCGCTGCTCCTCAGTCTCAAAAATGCCCGTTGAAACGCATCTATTTCCTTTTGGAGAAGCTCGATGATCCTTTTGGCCTGATGGATATCATCCTCCGTGATGATTTTTCCTTCTTTAGCCATTTGCTCCAATCGGTTCAATAATATCGCTGCTGCGTCCATTTCAAAGTTGACGACTGCGCTCCGCAGTTTATGGGCTGATTTTGTCAGCGTATCATAATCGCCTTGACGCATGGATTGATTGATATGATTTATTTCTTCAGCAAACAAATTGACCATATCCGAGCTGATCTCCAAGACGACATCTATATCTCCGTTACAGAGATCCATAATATTGATAAAGTAGTTAACCGTATCTGTCATTTCCATAACTCCCTGTAGTAATGGTTTTATTTTAAAATGCATATGTAAATAATATTTGTTAAATTGTAAAGGTTTTGTAAATAAAAAAACGCGGATCATCGCCTGAAGCGATAACCCACGCCGCGTACGGTCTCGATATAATGGCCATTTTGTTCGTTATCCCCGATTTTTTTGCGTATTGCGGATATATGCATGTCGATCGTTCGCGATTCTGTGA is a genomic window containing:
- a CDS encoding Hpt domain-containing protein; its protein translation is MTDTVNYFINIMDLCNGDIDVVLEISSDMVNLFAEEINHINQSMRQGDYDTLTKSAHKLRSAVVNFEMDAAAILLNRLEQMAKEGKIITEDDIHQAKRIIELLQKEIDAFQRAFLRLRSSADESL